In one window of Ruminococcus hominis DNA:
- a CDS encoding sensor histidine kinase: protein MDRNSTLQIQFSFMKNLNFLILIFISVVTMFGVRGCINDKSALDFLNTAGKLPVAQWKIFILSIGYFICLLFLLSLQCKNNFELFIKITVEILVGLMICNTVYFGYAGVILLILADAIQYAPNMKYRLWVILIACIIYMIVDANVISTVYTCVPLETMWMYYDVNSRVLLFAVLKFLNALNLFSFIYYMVVLIVDQMSEKKRILCLNEELEQKNAQLLEYAKQMETVVQTKERNRLAREIHDTLGHALTGIITGLDACIMLIDVAPDAVKTQLTAIADVARQGMTDVRRSIKALRPDALDKIKLKEALKQMISEISQSTGVKIQFDCDIEFDYFNQDEEDVVYRIVQESITNGIRHGKASEINVNIQREYNLLTITIKDNGIGCPDVKQGFGLHHMHERLQMLNGRLKYDGSDGFTVCAEIPIRWGEEKND from the coding sequence ATGGATAGAAACAGCACATTACAAATCCAGTTTTCCTTTATGAAAAATCTAAATTTTCTGATACTGATTTTTATAAGTGTCGTGACAATGTTTGGTGTAAGGGGCTGCATCAACGATAAAAGTGCTTTAGATTTTTTAAATACTGCGGGGAAATTACCTGTAGCGCAATGGAAAATATTTATTTTAAGTATAGGATATTTTATATGTCTGCTATTTTTACTCTCACTGCAATGCAAGAATAATTTTGAATTGTTCATAAAGATTACAGTCGAGATTCTTGTTGGACTTATGATATGCAATACAGTTTATTTCGGGTATGCAGGTGTGATTTTGTTAATACTTGCAGATGCAATACAGTATGCTCCGAATATGAAATACCGACTGTGGGTCATACTTATAGCGTGTATTATCTATATGATAGTTGATGCAAACGTGATATCTACGGTATATACATGTGTGCCGCTTGAGACGATGTGGATGTATTATGATGTGAATTCAAGGGTACTTTTGTTTGCTGTTTTAAAATTCCTTAATGCACTTAATCTTTTTTCATTTATCTACTATATGGTGGTTCTTATTGTAGACCAGATGAGTGAGAAAAAGAGGATACTTTGTCTGAACGAGGAACTTGAACAGAAGAATGCACAGCTTCTTGAATATGCAAAGCAGATGGAGACTGTTGTGCAGACGAAGGAGCGTAACAGACTTGCCAGAGAGATTCATGATACATTAGGACATGCACTTACAGGAATCATAACAGGGCTGGATGCATGCATAATGCTTATAGATGTCGCACCAGATGCGGTAAAGACACAGCTTACAGCCATTGCAGATGTTGCGCGTCAGGGAATGACGGATGTACGAAGATCAATCAAGGCACTCAGACCAGATGCACTTGATAAGATTAAATTAAAGGAAGCTCTTAAGCAGATGATATCTGAGATATCACAATCCACAGGTGTAAAGATCCAGTTTGATTGTGATATAGAGTTTGACTACTTTAATCAGGATGAAGAAGATGTAGTGTATCGAATTGTGCAGGAGAGTATTACAAATGGCATCAGGCATGGAAAAGCATCAGAGATAAATGTGAATATCCAAAGAGAATACAATCTGCTGACAATTACTATAAAGGATAATGGTATTGGATGTCCTGATGTAAAGCAGGGATTTGGACTGCATCATATGCATGAACGTTTACAGATGCTAAATGGCAGACTTAAATATGATGGAAGTGATGGATTTACAGTGTGTGCTGAAATACCAATCAGATGGGGAGAAGAGAAAAATGATTAA
- a CDS encoding response regulator transcription factor, translating to MIKILIADDQELIRQSLQIILNNEQDFEVTDAVENGVKVIRSIRKNKPDVILMDIRMPEMDGVVCTQIVKENYDDIKIIILTTFDDDEYVFNALKYGASGYLLKGISMKELSDSIRKVYKGNAMINGDIASKVVKLFSKMARSNLVIQVDEKQSESLKDNEWQIISQVGCGLSNKEIATKLNLSEGTVRNSLSTILSKLCLRDRTQLAIWAVQTGAIYHNLEDGVE from the coding sequence ATGATTAAGATACTTATAGCTGATGACCAGGAACTGATTCGTCAGAGTTTGCAGATTATACTGAATAATGAGCAGGATTTTGAAGTGACAGATGCTGTTGAAAATGGGGTAAAGGTTATCCGTTCTATCCGTAAGAATAAGCCTGATGTGATACTTATGGATATCAGAATGCCTGAGATGGATGGTGTGGTATGTACACAGATTGTCAAAGAAAATTATGATGATATAAAGATAATCATTCTTACTACATTCGATGATGATGAGTATGTATTTAACGCTCTCAAATATGGTGCAAGCGGATATTTGTTAAAAGGTATTTCGATGAAAGAATTGTCAGATTCAATTCGCAAGGTCTACAAGGGCAATGCGATGATAAATGGTGACATAGCATCGAAGGTAGTAAAATTATTTTCTAAAATGGCACGTAGCAATCTGGTTATACAGGTTGACGAGAAGCAGTCGGAGAGTCTGAAGGACAATGAATGGCAGATTATTTCACAGGTCGGATGTGGACTGTCGAACAAAGAAATTGCGACAAAGCTTAATCTGTCAGAGGGAACAGTCAGAAATTCTCTTAGTACAATCCTTAGTAAACTGTGTCTTAGAGATAGAACACAGCTTGCAATATGGGCTGTACAGACGGGCGCAATTTATCATAATTTGGAAGATGGTGTGGAATAG
- a CDS encoding ABC transporter substrate-binding protein: MKDLQKNTILKSVGVLLMLLIMWIVVDGRVKTLLDGNKQTITIGVFSDSYWGVQNGYSYQIIDDAIKIFEDEHPGVKVEYVNGIIKNDYSEWLAEQLLNGTAPDVFFIMKSDFNDFAQLGGLKDLSGFIKSDTDFSEDDFYKSAFESGKYMDTQYALPYECAPRLMFINKTILDQENIPMPDKDWTWEDFYNLCKNVTKDTNGDGVIDQFGVVGYSWKDAFYENNVNLFNEDGTQCNLVGDNVEEAIRFVEKLNSLTEGYEVTSKDFNYGKVACMPMLFSEYRAYKSYPLSIKKYSGFEWEFVEMPAGAQGDNVSELDTLQVGMNARMNNEGLAWEFMKLLTSDSRIQSEIFDYSEGVSVIKAVTESDDTRMVLERASNDRVNMSTEVLEDVLNNAVVDPTFRNYDSAMEQIDQSMQEIMGGNKNISMELIVSNRKINQYLEDIK; encoded by the coding sequence ATGAAAGATTTGCAGAAGAATACAATTCTTAAGTCTGTCGGAGTATTGCTGATGCTGCTGATAATGTGGATAGTAGTTGATGGCCGTGTCAAGACTTTGCTGGATGGCAATAAGCAGACTATTACAATAGGTGTTTTTTCCGATAGCTATTGGGGTGTTCAGAATGGATATTCATATCAGATAATAGATGACGCAATCAAAATTTTCGAGGATGAACATCCAGGGGTGAAAGTGGAGTATGTAAACGGAATTATAAAAAATGATTATTCAGAATGGCTTGCAGAGCAGCTGCTTAATGGAACAGCACCAGATGTATTTTTTATAATGAAAAGTGATTTCAATGATTTCGCCCAGCTTGGTGGTTTAAAAGATTTGAGTGGATTCATAAAAAGTGATACCGATTTTTCAGAAGATGATTTCTATAAGTCGGCTTTTGAAAGCGGGAAATATATGGACACGCAGTATGCATTGCCATATGAATGTGCGCCAAGACTTATGTTTATCAATAAGACTATATTAGACCAGGAAAATATTCCCATGCCGGATAAGGACTGGACATGGGAGGATTTCTACAATCTGTGTAAGAATGTGACAAAGGATACAAATGGGGACGGTGTCATAGACCAGTTTGGTGTAGTTGGATATTCATGGAAGGATGCATTTTACGAGAATAATGTCAACTTATTTAACGAAGATGGCACACAGTGTAATCTTGTAGGTGATAATGTAGAGGAAGCAATCCGTTTTGTTGAGAAGTTAAATAGTCTCACTGAGGGATATGAGGTTACAAGTAAGGATTTTAATTATGGAAAGGTTGCATGCATGCCGATGCTGTTTTCAGAGTATCGTGCATACAAATCATATCCGCTTAGCATTAAGAAGTATTCAGGATTTGAGTGGGAGTTCGTTGAGATGCCAGCTGGAGCACAGGGAGATAATGTATCAGAGCTTGACACACTTCAGGTTGGTATGAATGCCCGAATGAACAATGAGGGGCTTGCATGGGAATTTATGAAGCTGCTCACGTCAGACAGCCGTATTCAATCGGAGATATTTGATTATTCAGAGGGCGTATCTGTTATAAAGGCTGTTACAGAGTCAGATGATACGAGAATGGTATTGGAGAGGGCTTCCAACGACAGAGTCAATATGAGTACAGAAGTACTTGAGGATGTACTGAATAATGCCGTAGTTGATCCTACTTTCCGTAATTATGATTCGGCTATGGAACAGATAGATCAGTCCATGCAGGAAATTATGGGCGGCAACAAGAATATAAGCATGGAACTTATAGTAAGCAACAGGAAAATAAACCAGTATTTAGAAGACATAAAATAG
- a CDS encoding PTS sugar transporter subunit IIA, whose amino-acid sequence MKYIVLVSHGMFAPGLHDALGMLVGENREDILSTSLKNGMGADEFAENVRKLISVVKEDDEILLFADLLGGSPLTVSANVIAEEGLLDRTTMISGMNLPLVLSAAVMKDDMDIDELKAELIPEGQDAITEFTIQATEDEDDI is encoded by the coding sequence ATGAAGTACATTGTATTGGTCAGTCATGGCATGTTTGCACCTGGACTGCATGATGCATTGGGGATGCTTGTAGGTGAGAACAGGGAAGATATTCTTTCTACCAGCCTAAAAAATGGCATGGGTGCAGATGAGTTCGCAGAGAATGTGAGAAAACTCATATCTGTTGTAAAAGAAGATGATGAAATCCTTTTGTTTGCAGATTTGCTCGGTGGTTCACCACTTACTGTGAGTGCCAATGTGATAGCAGAAGAAGGATTGCTTGACAGAACAACAATGATTAGCGGGATGAACCTTCCACTTGTCTTAAGCGCAGCAGTGATGAAGGATGATATGGATATCGACGAGCTTAAAGCAGAATTGATTCCAGAGGGACAGGACGCTATTACAGAATTTACAATTCAGGCAACTGAAGATGAAGATGATATTTAA
- a CDS encoding PTS system mannose/fructose/N-acetylgalactosamine-transporter subunit IIB, whose product MAVSFIRVDDRMIHGQTCTRWSLEYPCDGLIAVNDAAAKNPVLKAAYKSASGKKTFVWTLEEFQAKCGKVLASKDNYFLITKNPIDMKKILVDQAFKPGLNKVIIGPCNDRPGATKLGNNQSITQEEAQALEDITNAGYNVEFALLKEEAIGPWSKFRGQFGFN is encoded by the coding sequence ATGGCAGTTTCATTTATTCGTGTTGATGATCGTATGATTCACGGACAGACATGTACAAGATGGTCTCTTGAGTATCCATGTGATGGATTAATCGCTGTAAATGATGCAGCAGCAAAGAATCCTGTATTAAAAGCAGCATACAAGAGCGCAAGCGGTAAGAAGACTTTCGTATGGACATTGGAAGAGTTTCAGGCAAAATGCGGCAAGGTACTTGCAAGCAAGGACAATTATTTCCTGATTACCAAAAATCCAATAGACATGAAGAAGATTCTTGTAGATCAGGCTTTCAAGCCAGGACTTAACAAGGTAATAATCGGACCTTGCAATGACAGACCAGGAGCTACAAAGCTTGGTAACAACCAGTCAATCACACAGGAAGAAGCTCAGGCTCTTGAGGACATCACAAATGCAGGTTACAATGTAGAATTTGCATTATTAAAGGAAGAGGCAATTGGACCATGGTCTAAATTCAGAGGCCAGTTTGGATTTAATTAG
- a CDS encoding PTS mannose/fructose/sorbose/N-acetylgalactosamine transporter subunit IIC, with the protein MTISWFQAVILAIFACLSSMPGLGGSSIGNYTLGRPLVGGLVCGIVLGDIPTGIMVGCAMQIIYIALVTPGGTVSADVRAVSYIGIPLAMVALKSYGLEASSSEGTALATSFGAMVGTVGTVLFYGTATINLVWQHIGWKAVEKREYKKLYLVDMGLPWISHLICSFIPTLIMCKLGANVVELIKTTLPMDGIAMKTLFTVGSLLPCVGIAILLKQIVKKATDFIPFFFGFVLASSMGVNLVGATIIAAMFAVMNYKIKMLAIRKPAVASGTYDDDDEEDI; encoded by the coding sequence ATGACAATTAGTTGGTTTCAAGCCGTAATATTGGCAATATTTGCATGTTTATCAAGTATGCCAGGTCTTGGCGGTTCTTCAATAGGTAACTATACATTAGGTCGTCCGCTTGTAGGTGGACTTGTATGTGGTATCGTTCTTGGCGATATACCTACTGGTATCATGGTAGGATGTGCAATGCAGATTATCTACATCGCACTTGTAACTCCAGGTGGAACTGTTTCAGCAGACGTTCGTGCTGTCAGCTACATCGGTATCCCTCTTGCAATGGTTGCACTTAAGAGCTATGGTCTTGAGGCATCAAGTTCAGAAGGAACAGCACTTGCTACATCATTCGGTGCCATGGTTGGTACTGTAGGAACAGTATTATTTTATGGAACAGCAACAATCAACCTTGTATGGCAGCATATCGGCTGGAAAGCAGTTGAGAAGAGAGAGTACAAGAAATTATATCTCGTAGATATGGGATTACCTTGGATTTCTCATTTGATTTGTTCATTCATCCCAACACTTATTATGTGTAAATTAGGCGCTAACGTAGTTGAACTTATCAAGACTACACTTCCTATGGATGGTATCGCAATGAAGACATTATTTACAGTAGGTTCATTACTTCCTTGTGTAGGTATTGCAATTCTCTTAAAGCAGATTGTTAAAAAAGCAACAGATTTCATTCCATTCTTCTTTGGTTTTGTACTTGCATCATCAATGGGTGTAAATCTCGTTGGAGCAACAATTATTGCAGCAATGTTCGCTGTTATGAACTACAAGATTAAGATGCTTGCAATCAGAAAACCTGCAGTAGCATCAGGTACTTACGATGATGATGACGAGGAGGATATATAA
- a CDS encoding PTS system mannose/fructose/sorbose family transporter subunit IID translates to MEKKLSKKALLKSFHNWYYGHLTCFSQEHMQTFGYLCAMLPLVEELYDDEEKKAEAMNTYTAFFNTEPQLGTVVIGITAGLEEARANGEDGVDDETINGLRAGLMGPIAGIGDSLVVGTVIPILLGIALGMSTGGSPLGAIFYIIVWNLFAYFGMKFLYFKGYQLGGKAVEFLVGPQGEAIRDSISVLGGMVIGAVAATWVSVTTSFKLFNDEGEAYLVLQDKFNEVLPGSLTAAFVMLCWYLMAKKKLSPVKVMLLLVVVAFVGVLVGFFDPNLSY, encoded by the coding sequence ATGGAGAAGAAATTATCTAAAAAAGCTTTATTGAAATCTTTCCATAACTGGTATTATGGACATCTGACATGTTTTTCTCAGGAACACATGCAGACATTTGGTTACCTCTGTGCAATGCTTCCATTAGTAGAAGAATTGTATGATGATGAAGAGAAAAAAGCAGAGGCAATGAATACATACACAGCTTTCTTCAATACAGAGCCACAGCTTGGAACAGTAGTAATCGGTATTACAGCCGGTCTTGAAGAGGCAAGAGCAAACGGAGAAGATGGTGTTGATGATGAAACAATCAACGGTTTAAGAGCTGGTCTTATGGGACCAATAGCTGGTATCGGTGATTCACTGGTAGTTGGAACAGTTATTCCTATTTTACTTGGAATCGCACTTGGTATGTCAACAGGTGGTTCACCATTAGGTGCAATCTTCTATATTATAGTTTGGAACTTATTTGCTTATTTTGGAATGAAATTCCTGTATTTCAAGGGCTATCAGCTCGGTGGAAAAGCAGTTGAATTCCTGGTAGGACCTCAGGGTGAAGCAATCAGAGATTCAATTTCTGTACTTGGTGGAATGGTAATCGGTGCAGTTGCTGCAACATGGGTAAGCGTAACGACCTCATTTAAACTCTTTAATGATGAAGGTGAAGCATATCTTGTTTTACAGGATAAATTCAACGAGGTTTTACCTGGTTCTCTTACAGCAGCATTTGTTATGTTATGCTGGTACTTAATGGCAAAAAAGAAATTATCACCTGTAAAAGTAATGTTACTCTTAGTAGTAGTAGCGTTCGTAGGTGTATTGGTTGGATTCTTTGATCCTAATCTTTCATACTAA
- a CDS encoding Cof-type HAD-IIB family hydrolase yields the protein MGNKYALICMDLDGTLLDEKKQISERAKKALYEAKERGIYIAFISGRMLHAVELIEKQLGFKCIEGSSAGTYITMDGKCIESHTMDCDDMLFVYDNYAKKYNIPLWIYQANNWYVTEVDEMVENESKIINYSPEVVNPHELARRWKEEGIRPNKVLIGADEKIVDEIKNNLESADLQNLSFARSAPIYLEIAPKGVNKGTAIAEICNKLNLDVEKTIAFGDQELDVSMIQAAKTGVAMGNAPDHVKEVADIITLSNEEDGVAVAMEKYVLN from the coding sequence ATGGGCAATAAATATGCTCTTATTTGTATGGATTTAGATGGGACTCTTTTAGATGAGAAAAAGCAGATTTCAGAGCGTGCAAAAAAGGCGCTGTATGAGGCAAAAGAAAGAGGAATCTATATTGCGTTTATATCAGGCAGAATGTTGCATGCTGTCGAACTTATAGAGAAACAGCTGGGATTTAAGTGTATCGAGGGAAGTTCGGCTGGTACATATATAACAATGGATGGAAAATGCATAGAAAGTCATACGATGGATTGTGATGATATGCTTTTTGTGTATGACAATTATGCGAAGAAATATAATATTCCGCTGTGGATATATCAGGCAAATAACTGGTATGTTACAGAGGTGGATGAGATGGTTGAGAATGAAAGTAAGATTATAAATTATTCGCCAGAAGTAGTTAATCCGCATGAACTTGCCAGGCGTTGGAAAGAAGAAGGAATAAGACCGAACAAGGTTTTGATCGGTGCGGATGAGAAGATTGTTGATGAAATAAAGAACAATCTGGAAAGTGCAGATTTACAAAATCTTAGTTTCGCACGTTCGGCACCTATTTATCTGGAGATAGCACCAAAGGGTGTGAATAAGGGAACTGCAATCGCTGAGATATGCAATAAATTAAATCTTGACGTAGAAAAGACTATTGCGTTTGGAGATCAGGAGCTTGATGTCTCAATGATTCAGGCAGCAAAGACAGGTGTGGCAATGGGCAATGCACCAGACCATGTCAAGGAAGTGGCAGACATAATCACTCTTAGCAATGAAGAGGACGGTGTCGCTGTTGCAATGGAAAAATATGTATTAAATTAA
- a CDS encoding IS3 family transposase, producing the protein MCKQLEISRSAYYKWLHREIPEQEAENMKLAELIKEYDERFNHILGYRRMTSWINHFNHTSYNPKRVHRIDMLPSR; encoded by the coding sequence ATGTGTAAGCAACTTGAAATATCAAGATCTGCCTACTATAAATGGTTGCATCGCGAGATTCCTGAACAAGAAGCAGAAAATATGAAATTGGCAGAACTTATAAAGGAGTATGACGAACGCTTTAATCATATCTTAGGATATAGAAGAATGACTTCATGGATTAACCATTTCAACCATACAAGCTATAATCCTAAACGAGTACATAGAATTGATATGCTCCCTTCTAGGTAG
- a CDS encoding helix-turn-helix domain-containing protein, with the protein MSKYSKEIIIKVCEEYLYGNLSEMELCDKYGIHFKNGNSIITDWIPRYLQDGVDAFLPSSGNRNYLSSDKISAVEDYIAGKGSLRTIAARYGIPSKETLRRWVLLYNANRKLRDYNPKREVYMAESRKKTTIEERKKIVDYCINHNHDYKGTASIYGVSYNQVYSWVRKYITQGEEGLTDRRGQHKTDEEVDELERLRRENARLKRQLQEKDMLAELLKKVQDFERM; encoded by the coding sequence ATGTCTAAATATTCAAAAGAAATAATTATAAAAGTATGTGAAGAATACTTATATGGAAACCTTTCAGAAATGGAATTATGTGATAAATATGGCATTCATTTCAAAAATGGCAATTCTATTATCACTGATTGGATTCCAAGATATCTTCAGGATGGAGTTGATGCATTTCTTCCTTCTAGTGGTAACAGAAATTATTTATCATCTGATAAGATTTCGGCGGTTGAAGATTATATTGCTGGAAAAGGTAGTTTAAGAACGATTGCTGCTCGATACGGAATTCCTTCAAAAGAAACACTTAGACGATGGGTTTTATTGTATAATGCTAATAGAAAACTTCGGGATTATAATCCTAAACGGGAGGTTTATATGGCAGAATCAAGAAAAAAAACAACCATTGAAGAACGTAAGAAAATCGTGGATTACTGTATTAATCACAACCACGATTATAAAGGAACAGCAAGTATTTATGGTGTTTCTTATAATCAGGTCTATTCTTGGGTAAGAAAGTATATTACACAAGGTGAAGAAGGATTAACTGATAGGCGAGGACAACATAAAACAGATGAAGAAGTAGATGAATTAGAACGCCTTCGTAGAGAAAATGCTCGCCTAAAAAGACAATTACAAGAAAAGGATATGTTGGCTGAATTATTAAAAAAAGTACAGGATTTCGAAAGGATGTGA
- a CDS encoding SDR family NAD(P)-dependent oxidoreductase, whose product MDRLKGKVAIITGGNSGVGEATAKMFAKEGATVVITARREAALEKVAEEIKAAGGEVYAVSTDISKKGDPERLMDLVIEKYGKVDILVNNAGILEEGLKPIDRFSDEDLDRIVETNEKGTMRCMRAAAQKMQAGASIVNVASIAGVKGCGGAAYVASKAAIVGVTKHTALRFQATGIRCNAICPGNIITPMTSGTNPAALDPDMIGAMSTHSNLRTPSCTAEDVANVILFFASDESKAITGQAIVTDFGAML is encoded by the coding sequence ATGGATCGTTTGAAAGGTAAAGTAGCTATTATTACAGGAGGTAACTCAGGAGTTGGAGAAGCAACAGCAAAAATGTTCGCTAAAGAAGGCGCAACTGTTGTTATCACAGCAAGAAGAGAGGCTGCTCTGGAGAAAGTAGCAGAAGAGATAAAAGCAGCAGGCGGAGAAGTTTATGCTGTTTCAACAGATATCTCGAAGAAAGGAGATCCGGAGCGATTGATGGATCTCGTGATTGAAAAGTATGGCAAGGTAGATATTCTTGTGAATAATGCAGGAATCCTTGAGGAAGGGCTGAAACCAATCGATCGATTCTCAGACGAAGATCTTGATCGTATCGTAGAGACGAATGAAAAAGGAACTATGCGCTGCATGCGTGCAGCAGCACAGAAGATGCAGGCAGGAGCATCCATCGTAAATGTTGCTTCTATTGCCGGAGTAAAGGGATGTGGCGGAGCTGCTTATGTAGCATCAAAAGCAGCAATTGTAGGTGTGACAAAGCATACAGCACTTCGTTTCCAGGCAACAGGTATTCGTTGTAATGCAATCTGCCCGGGAAATATTATTACACCAATGACATCAGGAACAAATCCGGCAGCACTTGATCCGGATATGATTGGTGCGATGTCAACACATAGTAATCTTAGAACACCATCTTGTACAGCCGAAGACGTAGCAAATGTAATTTTGTTCTTTGCAAGTGATGAATCAAAGGCGATTACAGGACAGGCAATTGTAACAGATTTTGGAGCTATGCTGTAA
- a CDS encoding methylated-DNA--[protein]-cysteine S-methyltransferase has product MKTREEAVTYGLTFQDSYEDRPFKDQRWQVIRVKPSKKIFLWIYEKDEKICLNVKTDFRWRDFWRAAYPSVIPGYHQNKEHWNTIILDGSVPDKDIKQMIGESYDLVTDSPTKRIYEAVKKIPKGHVATYSQVAKMAGNEKMSRAVGNALHKNPDPEHIPCFRVVNAKGELAGAFAFGGANVQAELLREDGVEVIDGKVDLKKYRM; this is encoded by the coding sequence ATGAAAACAAGAGAGGAAGCAGTTACCTATGGTCTGACTTTTCAGGACAGCTATGAAGACAGACCCTTCAAAGACCAACGATGGCAAGTAATCCGTGTAAAGCCAAGTAAAAAGATATTTTTGTGGATTTATGAAAAAGACGAAAAGATTTGCTTGAATGTAAAGACTGATTTTAGATGGAGAGATTTCTGGCGTGCTGCGTATCCGTCAGTAATTCCAGGATATCATCAGAACAAAGAGCATTGGAATACAATTATTCTGGATGGATCTGTTCCGGACAAGGATATTAAGCAGATGATCGGCGAGAGCTATGACCTTGTGACAGACAGCCCTACGAAAAGAATCTATGAGGCTGTGAAAAAGATTCCGAAAGGGCATGTGGCAACTTACAGTCAGGTTGCGAAGATGGCAGGAAATGAAAAGATGTCTAGGGCTGTTGGGAATGCACTTCACAAGAATCCAGATCCGGAGCATATTCCATGTTTCCGTGTCGTGAATGCAAAAGGAGAGCTTGCCGGAGCATTTGCGTTTGGCGGAGCGAATGTGCAGGCAGAGCTTTTGAGAGAAGATGGTGTGGAGGTTATAGATGGAAAGGTGGATCTGAAAAAGTATCGGATGTAA